CAACTATTCCTCTCGACCTCCAATAATGTTACATAGgtcaaatatataataatatctaataataaaCCTTCTGTAATATGTTAATAACACCCCCATATTGACTGATTTCAACacatctttttctgtctctgtgtgtttgacaGGTGCGAGTATGTGGAGGGTGAACAGAGGAGGTTTAGTCTCTGGCAGAGCCGTGTCTGTGCGAAGACTTTGGGGGGCTCTTCCTTCCTCCATGCCCCCGCTCCGTGCTGTTCTGGAGAGGCATGATGACCATGCCATAatcttcatcagtggtcagtcTATCAGAGCATCCTCATCCTCTGATGACCTGTTCTGTTTGCTCAAGGTTGACTTTGTCATCCAGTTTAATTCTGTTTGAAGATCAGACCCAGTTAAATGTGacatttccaaaaataaaagcCTCTGCATTTCTCCACCATTGAAGTTCAGTTGAAAATCAGTTTGTCCCTTTGATTGACAAATAACACAAAGGCACCCACTCCTCTATCCCTCTATTGTGTGTTCACAGGCTCTCAGTTCTGGAAGTTTAAGGACCTGTCTCTCCAGGAAGACTTCCCCCAACCTCTGTCTCCAGAAACGTCAGTCTGGCAGGGCCTTTACTGGGACCCTCAGGAGGGAGTGGTGTGGGGGTCTCAGAGAGGAGGACTGGCAGAAGAAAGTGAGGTCTGGACAGAGCTCATTGAAGGAGGAGTGAGCGGAATTATCGTGGAAAATGATGGTGAATAACTACAAGTGTAACAttcactactactactactactactactaataataataataatacagttataATAAAAGTAACATGTGCCACATTATAAGTCCAAAAGTATCCTGAAAATTAGAGAATATATTAGAGAAACTGTTTGTACAATCTCCATAAAAAAGCACTGACCACTAGAGGTGTCTGGAGCTGCATTTGGGCTTATGATCACATTGTCTCATTGTAAGTGTGGaatagaggggtataaagcgcCCTAGAAATGCACTTTAGAGCAGAGAACTGCTTTCACTGGAGTGGCTTTAGGATGAGATGTAATGGCATAACTAATCATCTAACATTTGTACCTGCTTTTGTGACCTTATGcagtcaaattctcacagcactgttccttctAAGAAGAGGAATAACTTTGATTTCATAAGAATCATTGGGTTAGCAGGTGTCTACAATTTTTGGACATTTAGTATAATTATTTTACAGTCTAAACTGCATTTTACATCTTACAAGAAGCACATATAAAACATCGCCTTGTATGGCTtgtatggtatggtatggttAAAGACTTCTTCTCATGTCTTTCTTCAGGTTCCATAAACCTCTTCAAGGACTATTTCTACTGGAAGTTTCCTTACCCAGGCTCCGCTCCTGAGGAGGGTTACCCCAGACCACTAGCCACAGATTGGTTGGACTGCCCTCACCCCTCTCCGTATCACCCCAGCGAGATCTCTCTGACTTCAACTCTTGGTCAGCAGGAGCAACAAGGAAAGAAAGTGCAAGCAGTTGACCAGATTAGACACAAGGAGAGAGATCCCTGGACTCACTGGGACTGTCCCTGTCTCAACAGAGCACCTCAAACCAGCAAGGGACTTCTGGGACATTTAGTGATTCTTACTGTACTATTACCCCATCGTATTCAACAAGActtcttcttgtttttttgATCTATAACTTAAGATATTTTACCTACTTTGTacataaaaaatgtacaaactaGATTTACACAAAACATATCTGAGTAGATCTGCTACATTTTGGGATTGTTTTTGGAAACTGTAAATGTGCGCAACAGTATTTTCCCTAATTGTGCAGTTGTAAATAGTCCTAACTGAAAATGATTATTCATGAAAAGtagcttcttttttttactCCCATTTTAACAATTCTAAATTCACACTGTATACCATTTAATAccctaaattaaaaaaaatgaatttttaaagaTACCAAAAAGCTCTCAAGATGAACTAATGGataaaaaacaatggaaattcCCAGCTCCACTTGATTTCTGCCCCTAGACTATCTGTACTGGGAATGTTCTGAGAATGTAATACAGCTCTCTCCAGCACAGTAAACAAGAATGAATGACTCCTGAGAGTTAATGATTTATAATGTGTGTCTGTCATCCCTGAAATAACTTTCTGAAATTATGCAACTTATGGGTTTTCTTttacctttgttttttttttacaaactttGGCCTGAGTTCACAGCTTACCATAGAGTCTTATCTCATGGTGTAGGGGTGAAAATCTCATATGgtcagcattcattcattcagttcagggtcatggtgtgtctgGAACACACCCAGaaagggtgccagtcctttgcagggcaacacacacacacacacactcacatattcactcacatggagaacacaccacactcctcacagacagtcacccggaggaaacccacgcagacacatggagaacacaccacactcctcacagacagtcacccggaggaatgaAGCTCATGAGTTGTTGCTTCATGAATGTCTCAATTGACTgaccatgcttttctatggaaattATACAAACAGTGTGGTGTGTATCGACTACCTGTTTGTTTGGAAGGCAATTTCGGAATCTGCAAAGTCCCAACATTCCCCAATTGGATCGCCCCTGGTGCTGTTGCATCACTCTGGAAGAGCTGTGATGACCCTTACACTGAGAGCAGAGGGACGTTCAATATAAACCAATATAAATTGCAGGTGTCCCTAATGCAGATCAGCAGAGGAATCTGAAACGTTCTGTCCACCATGGCCATCCTGATCAGCTCCACTCTCTGTTATCTCAGCCTGCTGACCCTCAGTCTGGCCAGTGATCCAAACTGTGAGGATCTGCTAAAGCCACTTGTACTGGAGGATGACTACAGTTCAGTAAGTATGGTTATAATATGCTAAAGTAGTTACACTGGACTGTAAAAACAAACTTaagtaaatttaaaaacatgacaAAGCTCTGCTTAGTTTagttaactttaaaaaaataacttaaTTTGACCAAAAATAAAGCATTAAATCTGCTGCCTCATAAACAGCCTCATGATCTTCTGAATATCACACATTCGGGCAGACTCTTCTGCCCATATATGTCATTATCTGTAGAGCACTATATGAACATTTTCTGTCTTATGCTGATGTGTTTGTAGATTAATGGGAAGTGGATATTTACTGAAGGAATTGCTACTCATCCATTGTTCACAAACATCTTGAAGACAGTGAACAGCTCTTGGATAGAATTTGGCCCCTcttccttcacagacacactcactctcagcCAAGGAAACATGCTGTGAGTTGCTCCTTTAAGATCTACTTCATGGCTTTAAACATAAGCTCAGTGGTTAGAGTTTCTGAGTCTAAAGAATCCGATTTTTCCCTCAGAAATGGAAAGTGTGAATTTGTGACTGTCAACGCAACTGTGAAAAACAGCAACGTTTTGGTTTCGGGTGAGTCACAAATATCCCACCTTTGTGTTAAATGGTATGTTCCCAATTACTTCTTGTTTCTCTAGAACACAGCCTCTCATTTCTCACACGATCCCAATCTGAATGACTTTGTCTGGTACGGTGGCACAGCaagtagtcacacagctccaaggacctggagattgtgggttcgagtcccgctccgggtgactgtctgtgaggagtgtggtgtgttctccctgtgtctgtgtgggtttcctctgggtgactgtctgtgaggagtgtggtgtgttctccctgtgtctgtgtgggtttcctctgggtgactgtctgtgaggagtgtggtgtgttctccctgtgtctgtgtgggtttcctccgggtgactgtctgtgaggagtgtggtgtgttctccctgtgtctgtgtgggtttcctctgggtgactgtctgtgaggagtgtggtgtgttctccctgtgtcagcgtgggtttcctccgggtgactgtctgtgaggagtgtggtgtgttctccctgtgtctgtgtgggtttcctccgggtgactgtctgtgagaagtgtggtgtgttctccctgtgtcagcgtgggtttcctccaggtgactgtctgtgaggagtgtggtgtgttctccctgtgtctgcgtgggtttcctccgagtggtctggtttcctcccacagtccaaaaacacatgttggtaggtggattggtga
This region of Hoplias malabaricus isolate fHopMal1 chromosome 17, fHopMal1.hap1, whole genome shotgun sequence genomic DNA includes:
- the LOC136674111 gene encoding saxitoxin and tetrodotoxin-binding protein 2; its protein translation is MAILISSTLCYLSLLTLSLASDPNCEDLLKPLVLEDDYSSINGKWIFTEGIATHPLFTNILKTVNSSWIEFGPSSFTDTLTLSQGNMLNGKCEFVTVNATVKNSNVLVSEKGVSSLGTFLPSCPDCLTMNFTSQMKNETLNSIYLFMRKHRTSESDMDLYWKQAECLGFKKEPQYSYDGVTEFCDKDKHSSPEQQTKPEPKKEE